The following is a genomic window from Gammaproteobacteria bacterium.
TTTTTGAAGGCAACGAGACGTTTACGGTCAACCTGAGCAATGCAAGCGGCGACACCATCAAGGATGGAACAGGTGTGGGCACTATAACCGATGATGATCTGCCCACGGCGCTCAACATCTCCGACCTGCTGACCGGCGCCGGCCCGCACAGCGGCGACCTCGGCGAGTTTCTCCGGTTCGATACCCAAACCAGTCCCGGCAACACCCTGGTCACTCTGGATACCGACGGCGCCGGCCCGGCGCTGAATGTCCCCCTGGTGACGCTGACGGGCATGGTTGTCCATGACCTGAGCGCCTTGCTTAGCCACACTCCCGAGTACACTCCTTAAGCGGGTTCTCCGTTGCGCGGATGGCTCCGGCCATCCGCTTTTTTTTTGCAATCAAACGCAGGGTGCGCCGTGCGCACCGGGTGGTGCGTGAAACGCACACTACGTGACTCGGTAGGTGCGAATTCATTCGCACAGCCGGCCGAATGAATTCGGCCCTACTCCACCTCCTCAGAGCTTTCTTAAAGTTGAGTCACAGGAGAATAATCGCTTCCGCTTTTGGGGCCTTGTAGAAGAGTTACATGGTAAAATACTGCGGGTTGTCACCCTGGAAGATAAGGTCACTATACACAATGCCTTTCCAGACAGAGGGTTCAAACATGAAGCTTAACTATTATCCTGACACCAGTAGTGTCCGGTTAATGAAGAGGTTTATTGCCGGGGCTTCCAAAGAAGGCCCTTGGTATTGGAAATACCAAGGTACGGATAAGTATTCTGTTGGATCAGGATGTGTTGAATTTTTTCAAGGCAAAGGCCCAGAAACCGAACGCTCTTCCCTATCAAACACAGATTAACCAGGCGCTGCGGTATTTTATGGAGTCGGGAAATTTAGATACGAATACCTTGAAGGCGGCGTTAGTCCAAGATTCCAGCTTCATTCAAGCCATCGTCAAAGCGGCAACCAGGCTAAGGGCGGCGTGACATATCCCAGCCTGTATCCTGTGAGGATGATTGCAATCATGAAGCACTATCAATTAACCGCTGTCATCTGGAAAGAAGACAACAAGAGGGATCTATCATTGGATTTATGCAGATGACGGCTTCTGAGCCCAGCAATAATCGCACGTTGGGGTTAAGATATAGGTGGCCGAGAGAAGAACCCTTGAAAGTTGTTACGTTGGAGGATGCGAAATGAGTAAACTAGCGAAGGAAATCATGGCCGTCGCGCTCAAGCTGCCGGCCAGCGAACGAGCGGTTTTAGCGGACGAGATTCTGCATTCGCTGGACAAGACCGACCCGGAAATTGACGCTTTGTGGGCGCAAGAGGCGGAAGACAGGTTGGCGGCCTATGATCGCGGCGAGACAGAGGCGATTGATGCAGACGAAGTGCTTGCCGAGGTGCGCAAGCGACTCAAGAGGTGAAGGTGCGCTTTCTCGCACCGGCGCCCGGATTTCTGGAAGCCGCGAGCAAGATGACCGGGAAACCAGCGAGCGCAATGGCGCCGCGTCTTGTCTTTTGATGTACTCAAGCCAAATATCAATATACAGCCTTGCCCCTAATGACCATTACTGAGGGGAACGGTAAATAGCGGGGTAGGCTGGGTTGAGGAACGAAACCCAGCAATAACCGCACCCATCGCTAAAATGCTGGGTTTATCAACCCAGCCTACGACTCAAGTCTGGTCCGATTCCTGCATCCCGTTCCCGGTAGACCCTGTCAGGGAGGCTTGCCCTGCGCAGCGGTAACGGATGCAATAATGACCAGACCGCCGACACGGCCCCATGAGGGTGAAAATCGCATCAAACAGCGCCGTCTTGGCCGCATCTCCGCCGGCATCGCTGCGGCTTGCCTGTTGGCCGGTGCAGCTCTGGCGGTGGCGGATCGGCTGGGCGCGGCGGACAAGCTGCTGGCTTATGTCGGAGATCGCTACGGCGCGCCGGCCCGTGACCGGGTGCAGGAGTGGCGGCAACTCATCGGGCAAGACCAGGGGAAACCCGAGCTGGAAAAATTGAGGCTGGTAAATCACTTTTTCAACCAGAGTGTGTTTGTCTCCGACCTCGAACACTGGGGCAAAGCCGACTATTGGGCGACCCCGGTCGAGATGCTCGCCACCAACGGCGGCGACTGCGAAGACTTCACTATCGCCAAGTATTTCACCCTGAAAGAAATGGGCGTTCCCGAGCAGCGCATGCAGATCACCTACGTAAAGGCACTCAAACTCAATCAGGCCCACATGGTGCTGACCTATTTTTCCACGCCGGGCGCCGATCCGCTGGTGCTGGATAATCTCATTGATGAAATAAAGCCTGCTTCGCAACGCAACGATCTATTACCCGTGTATAGTTTCAACGGCGAGGGCCTGTGGCTGGCCAAGCGGCGCGGTCGCGGCGAGCGGGTGGGCGGCTCCGGCAGAATAGGTCTGTGGCGCGACCTCAACGAGCGCATGAATGAAGAAGGTAAATAGGAGAACCCGGTCATGACCTTATCTCGACAACTGATCGTGCTGCTGCTGGTGCTGTTTCTGCTGATGTTTTCCGGGACATTTTTAATCAGCCTTAACAACACGCGCGTTTATCTGGGCAAACAACTGGAATCGAATGCACAGGACGTGGCGACCTCGCTGGGGCTGTCGCTGTCGCCGCACATGAAGAACAATGACCTGCCCACCATGACCTCGATGGTGGACGCGATTTTCGATAGGGGCTATTACCGCGAGGTGGTGGTGGAGGCAATAGACGGAACACCGCTCATTACCCGCACCTTGCAGGTCAAGACCGAAGGCGTGCCAGCCTGGTTCGTTAATCTGATCCCGCTGGAAACGCCGCGCGGCGAGGCGCTGGTGACGGCCGGCTGGAAACAGGCGGCCAAGGTCTACGTGCGCAGTCATCCGGGCTTTGCCTATGCGGAGTTGTGGCGCAACACCGTCACGACTTTCTGGTGGTTTCTCGGCTCGGCGTCGGTGGCCCTGTTGCTCGGTATCGCCGCCCTGCGGCTGGTGTTGAAACCTCTGCGCGCCATGGAGCAGCAGGCCGAAGCGATCAGCGCGCGCGAATTTCCGGTGCAGGAGAAATTACCCTGGACCCGCGATCTGCGCAGCGTCGTCATAGCGATGAACAGGATGGCGCTGAAGGTCAAGCAGATGTTTGAAGATCAGACCCAGCTCAGCGTCAAGTTGCACGATCAGGCCTATAAAGACCTGGTGACAGGGCTCGGTAACCGCCGCTATTTCGATAGCCAACTGCAACACTTGATTCAGTCGCCCGAAGAATTTATGACCGGTGCGCTGCTGCTGGTGCAGATCAGGGACTTCAAGCGCTACAACGAGCAGCGCGGCTATGCGGCTGCCGATGAACTGCTGCGGCAGACCGCATCCATTTTAAAGGAGGTGACCGCCGACCTGGAGCAATGCGTGCCGGCGCGCCTCGCGGGCGCGGATTTCGCCGTGCTGGCGCCGGACGTCTCCCCGCTGGAGGCGCAGTTGCTCGGTCAATTGATGTGCGAAAGGTTGAGCCTGCTGCATAGCAGCGGCATGAGCGATAACCTTGACGTGGCGCATATCGGTATCGCCATGTTCCGCGAGGGCGAGACCGCCTCCGGG
Proteins encoded in this region:
- a CDS encoding BrnA antitoxin family protein, translated to MDQDVLNFFKAKAQKPNALPYQTQINQALRYFMESGNLDTNTLKAALVQDSSFIQAIVKAATRLRAA
- a CDS encoding addiction module protein is translated as MSKLAKEIMAVALKLPASERAVLADEILHSLDKTDPEIDALWAQEAEDRLAAYDRGETEAIDADEVLAEVRKRLKR
- a CDS encoding transglutaminase-like cysteine peptidase codes for the protein MTRPPTRPHEGENRIKQRRLGRISAGIAAACLLAGAALAVADRLGAADKLLAYVGDRYGAPARDRVQEWRQLIGQDQGKPELEKLRLVNHFFNQSVFVSDLEHWGKADYWATPVEMLATNGGDCEDFTIAKYFTLKEMGVPEQRMQITYVKALKLNQAHMVLTYFSTPGADPLVLDNLIDEIKPASQRNDLLPVYSFNGEGLWLAKRRGRGERVGGSGRIGLWRDLNERMNEEGK
- a CDS encoding EAL domain-containing protein; the encoded protein is MTLSRQLIVLLLVLFLLMFSGTFLISLNNTRVYLGKQLESNAQDVATSLGLSLSPHMKNNDLPTMTSMVDAIFDRGYYREVVVEAIDGTPLITRTLQVKTEGVPAWFVNLIPLETPRGEALVTAGWKQAAKVYVRSHPGFAYAELWRNTVTTFWWFLGSASVALLLGIAALRLVLKPLRAMEQQAEAISAREFPVQEKLPWTRDLRSVVIAMNRMALKVKQMFEDQTQLSVKLHDQAYKDLVTGLGNRRYFDSQLQHLIQSPEEFMTGALLLVQIRDFKRYNEQRGYAAADELLRQTASILKEVTADLEQCVPARLAGADFAVLAPDVSPLEAQLLGQLMCERLSLLHSSGMSDNLDVAHIGIAMFREGETASGLFSEADMALRAAQSKGPNSWHIYEAPTLDHSVIHGASHWREVLRGVIAGKNIVLHFQRVVNCLDGSTMHYEALVRVPDQTGGLINAGVFMPMAERLGMTRGFDKLVVERILERMTSRLYDQDRYAVNLAPGSLHDPDFVNWLYAEVSKRGAHASKLIFEVPEYGAVRELDKVREMVERLGALGCRFCLDHFGRGVTSFGYLSTLKIHYLKIDGSYIRGIDRDKDNQFFVYSVAGIARSLDIQVIAEAVETQQEWDALRSLRVDGIQGYVAGRPEAKE